GTGGCCGCTCGGCTGGCGACACCTTGAGGACATTGTCGGCAAACTTGAGCGGCGAGTCTGTATAAACCATGGGAAGATTCTCACCCTCCATAAACCTCCTTTGGCTTTTGATGTCTTCATAAAGCGCATCCCAGTCAGGCATAGCGGAGTCGTTGGGGTCTGCATTGGTGAGCAGGGTCATATGACTGTTCAGAACGCTGTGTGGATCGTCGCAATCCAAAGAAATGCCCAAGAACCGTGCCTGGCGCACAATTTCCATCATCTGGACGAAAGCCTGCTCCCACATAACCTGAGCATACAGACTGCGTTCCTGATGGGTGAAGCCCTGGCCGTGGATGAGCTTCATTTGTTTGAGAATGGTCGACTTGCCAGACTCGCCGGTACCCAGAAGCAGTAGCTTGGGGGGTTTGGAGTCGTCAAACgatctggagctgcttAGTTTTCCGACTCTAAATCGCATATTCTCTTCAATCAGTAGATGCTGGTCATGTTCAGCCCCGTACTCGGGTTTCGAAGGTACACATCCCATTGTTCGGGTGGTAGGGGCGTTCAGATAATTAAGTGGTCGCGGATGGCTTGAGATGTGTTGGAGGAAGTTGAGGGGGGTTACAGCGCCATAATTATATGTTGAGCCGAAGACTCCATTCACTCTGCCTCATTGATATCCTCTTTGGGATGTGGGGCTGAATGAAGTGCTGGTGGATGCACTTGCCGGGGGTTCCCTCGATTGGAGGTGGTCAGGTGACGAGAAGAGGATCAAACATGTGATTTTAAGTGACACAATACGGTCCGGCTACATATTCAGTGGCTACCAAACCCACCATATAGTAGTTGCGGCCGTAGGGTATTGTCATCGTGGTTCAACCGTCAGTGCAAGAACATGCACCCCCCCACCTGCACTCATGCACCTTCTGCCACATAGAGAACTCTATCCTGAGAACTTGGAGTCATACTTCAACACATCTATTCCATGATATACTGTAATACTTTTCTAACTAAAACTTGATGACAAAAGCTCcctcaatgtcctcctcatcctcgtcgccctcttcttcttcttcctcgtcgccttcttcctcgtcgtctgAGTCGTCATTGTCCTGGTCGTGATCgagcttggccttctttTTGCCCTCATGCTCCAGATCTCGAAGTTCTCGTTTGTACTcatccagctcctcctggcTGCCCTCTAGGCGGGCCACAGCATCGTCAAGATGGCCCTTGTACTCGTCGGCTTCAAGCTGGGCAGCCTCGAccttctccatggcctCGTCGTAGTTCTCCTGATTGCtatcaacctcctcctgctggtCCGGaatcacctcctccagcccCTGAATTTGGTCCTTGAGATACAGAGCATGTTGCTCCCGGTCGTGTTTGGACATCTGTGGTAGAACCGGTCTCGTCTCGTTCGTGCATTCAGGCAACTACACCTTTGGAGGTTTTAATTGCTCCCGCCACGTTCCTCTATCGTTAACCGGGCTCTCACACCATCAATCGGCTTTATACGGATCTATGCTGCCGCTATACGAAGGCCTAAAACCTATACCACCACTGTGCTACCTGTAGTTGTGCCCATACCGGTACACCCTCCGCTAGCTACAATGCTGCACCAGTAGGTCTCTTGGGTCGCATGTGACGTCATGGCGCAGTGGAGTAGTGGTAGTGAGGATGTCATATGTTTCACGGACTTGTATCAACCTCCATACCAATCACGCTCACGTCTATAACCCACTCAGTAAACGCTACAGTAACTTGTCATCGCCTTCTGACATGCCCCAATGCCAAGTCCCACCTCACAAACGGCACCCAAAACAGCCCCAAAACAGCCCCAAAACAGCCCCAAAACAGCCCCAAAACAGCCTCTAATAAAGACCACTCTAAAATAGTATATGCtgcttgctgctgttgggTGAGCTAGCCGAGCCGCCGAGTGTCATCCTGGCATGTCATGAGGGATAAACGGAAACAGCTACTTGGACACGCAATGGGCCTGGGGGGGTTTTATTATTCCTCCGCTTACATAATCGTCCATTGCTCATTGCTCCGAAAGAACAGATCGAACCTTGATTACACGCATACATATGAAGGCACAACGTTTCTGACGTACAATatctgcttcttgatcACTCCTTCACACAAAGAAACATCAAAAAAACAATGCCCAAGGTCATCTCTAAGAACGAATCGCAACTGGTcgctgaggctgctgccgctgagATCATTCGACTCCAGAACGAGTCAATTGCTGCCACTGGAGCTTTCCATGTTGCCGTATCTGGAGGCTCTCTGGTGTCTGCTCTCCGAAAGGGTCTGGTCAACAACTCGGAGACCAAGTTCCCCAAGTGGAAGATTTTCTTCTCCGACGAACGGCTGGTCAAGCTGGACGATGCCGACTCCAACTACGGTCTCCTCAAGAAGGATCTGCTCGATCACATCCCCAAGGATCAGCAACCACAGGTCTTCACCGTCAAGGAGTCTCTTCTGAACGACTCTGATGCCGTCTCCAAGGACTACCAGGAGCAGATTGTCAAGAATGTGCCTCTCAACGGCCAGGGAGTGCCTGTTTTCGATCTCATTCTGCTCGGATGCGGTCCTGATGGCCACACTTGCTCGCTGTTCCCTGGACACgctctgctcaaggaggagaccaagtTTGTCGCCACCATTGAGGACTCTCCcaagcctcctcctcgacgaATCACCATCACTTTCCCCGTtctcaaggctgccaaggccatcGCTTTCGTCGCCGAGGGAGCCGGAAAGGCCCCTGTCCTCAAGCAGATCTTCGAGGAGCCCGAGCCCACTCTTCCCTCTGCCATTGTCAACAAGGTCGCTACCGGACCCGTTTTCTGGTTTGTTTCCGACTCTGCCGTTGAGGGCGTCAACCTCTCCAAGATCTAGATGTATTGAATGGATGAGTATGATAGAACCAGTAAGGTAAATGTGAGCCGTTGACTCGAAATGGCTTGCTTGTAGAGATCTGATAGATATAATTAAGCCATTGACGAGTATGACGTTGTATTCATCTGAAGTTGTATTCATCTGAAGTAGCTACACAATCTTGCTATTCTTTACACTCATAATTCATTATTTTATATACAGTCATTTCGTCGGTTATTTGTCGTAGGTATTTGTCGTTTGCTCGTTTCGTTATTATCGTAGTTTATTCATAGCATGTATCGTCAGGTCGTGTtgtgttgtagttgtagtt
This genomic interval from Yarrowia lipolytica chromosome 1E, complete sequence contains the following:
- a CDS encoding uncharacterized protein (Compare to YALI0E11671g, similar to uniprot|P38858 Saccharomyces cerevisiae YHR163w SOL3 possible 6-phosphogluconolactonase); translation: MPKVISKNESQLVAEAAAAEIIRLQNESIAATGAFHVAVSGGSLVSALRKGLVNNSETKFPKWKIFFSDERLVKLDDADSNYGLLKKDLLDHIPKDQQPQVFTVKESLLNDSDAVSKDYQEQIVKNVPLNGQGVPVFDLILLGCGPDGHTCSLFPGHALLKEETKFVATIEDSPKPPPRRITITFPVLKAAKAIAFVAEGAGKAPVLKQIFEEPEPTLPSAIVNKVATGPVFWFVSDSAVEGVNLSKI
- a CDS encoding uncharacterized protein (Compare to YALI0E11649g, similar to KLLA0A06710g Kluyveromyces lactis), whose product is MSKHDREQHALYLKDQIQGLEEVIPDQQEEVDSNQENYDEAMEKVEAAQLEADEYKGHLDDAVARLEGSQEELDEYKRELRDLEHEGKKKAKLDHDQDNDDSDDEEEGDEEEEEEGDEDEEDIEGAFVIKF